From a single Candoia aspera isolate rCanAsp1 chromosome 2, rCanAsp1.hap2, whole genome shotgun sequence genomic region:
- the MGAT1 gene encoding alpha-1,3-mannosyl-glycoprotein 2-beta-N-acetylglucosaminyltransferase: MLKKSSLILWGVVLFVAWNALILFFLWTRPQSLSDHSRLTEEVIRLAQDAEVELEHQKDLLHQIYIYSSLWSKWKAKTHHLSAAVSAQPSTAALLPHHSRISPEAVLPVVVIACDRSTVRRCLDKLLHYRPSKERFPIIVSQDCGHEETARVIASYGDSVMHIKQPNLSDIPVPTDHRKFQGYYKIARHYRWALSQVFRTFKYQAAIIVEDDLEVAPDFFEYFQATFPLLLADPTLWCVSAWNDNGKEQMVDAAHPELLYRTDFFPGLGWLLLSDLWDELEPKWPKAFWDDWMRQPEQRQGRSCIRPEVSRTMTFGRKGVSHGQFFDQYLKFIKLNDRFVPFTQMDLSYLKKNEYERSFLAQVYGAPELRVEELQGNKHRELGTVRVQYATRDSFKAFAKALGVMDDLKSGVPRAGYQGIVSFLYRGRRVYLAPPPDWTGYDPSWS, encoded by the coding sequence ATGCTGAAGAAAAGTAGTCTGATTCTCTGGGGCGTAGTGCTTTTCGTGGCCTGGAACGCCCTGATCCTCTTCTTCCTGTGGACTCGGCCACAGTCTTTGTCAGACCACAGCCGCTTAACTGAAGAGGTGATCCGACTGGCCCAGGATGCTGAAGTAGAGTTAGAACACCAAAAGGACCTTTTACATCAGATCTACATTTATAGTTCCCTTTGGAGCAAATGGAAGGCCAAAACCCACCACCTATCAGCTGCGGTGTCAGCCCAGCCTTCCACAGCTGCGCTCTTACCCCATCATAGTCGAATATCCCCTGAGGCTGTTTTGCCTGTGGTGGTGATTGCCTGTGACCGCAGCACCGTCCGCCGTTGTCTGGATAAACTGTTGCATTACCGTCCCTCAAAGGAGCGATTCCCCATCATTGTAAGCCAGGACTGTGGGCATGAGGAAACAGCTAGAGTCATTGCCTCCTATGGAGATTCTGTCATGCACATTAAGCAGCCCAACTTGAGTGACATCCCTGTGCCCACCGACCATCGCAAATTTCAGGGATACTACAAAATCGCTCGACACTATCGCTGGGCCTTGAGCCAGGTTTTCCGGACCTTCAAATACCAAGCGGCCATTATAGTGGAAGACGACTTGGAAGTCGCTCCAGATTTCTTTGAGTACTTTCAAGCCACTTTTCCACTTCTGCTAGCCGACCCAACTCTTTGGTGTGTCTCTGCCTGGAATGATAACGGCAAGGAACAGATGGTTGATGCTGCCCATCCCGAACTTCTCTACCGGACTGACTTTTTCCCTGGTCTGGGCTGGCTTCTGCTCTCTGACTTGTGGGATGAGCTGGAACCCAAGTGGCCCAAGGCTTTCTGGGACGATTGGATGCGACAGCCTGAACAGCGGCAGGGCCGTTCATGCATCAGGCCTGAAGTGTCGCGCACAATGACTTTTGGCCGTAAAGGTGTGAGCCACGGTCAGTTCTTTGACCAGTATCTGAAATTCATCAAGCTCAATGACCGTTTTGTGCCTTTCACCCAGATGGACCTTTCTTACCTCAAGAAGAATGAGTATGAGCGCTCGTTCTTGGCCCAGGTCTACGGTGCCCCTGAGCTGCGTGTAGAAGAACTGCAGGGGAACAAGCACCGGGAGTTAGGTACTGTGCGAGTGCAGTATGCCACCCGCGACTCTTTCAAGGCCTTTGCAAAGGCCTTGGGTGTTATGGATGACCTCAAATCAGGAGTGCCCCGTGCTGGCTATCAGGGCATTGTCAGCTTTCTTTACCGAGGCCGCCGTGTTTACCTGGCTCCTCCTCCTGACTGGACAGGCTATGACCCCAGCTGGAGTTAG